A single window of Aphidius gifuensis isolate YNYX2018 linkage group LG1, ASM1490517v1, whole genome shotgun sequence DNA harbors:
- the LOC122853354 gene encoding glutamate synthase [NADH] isoform X2 encodes MTKLERQTSTKKATNMSSGDPWSLPVKQGLYDPTLEKDACGVGFIVAIDGKRSHKIVRDAEKLSARMNHRGACACDNDTGDGAGVLCAIPHDYYAAEIREKAGIELPEYGKYATGILFLDKKTHAETEAAFEKIAIECNLRVIYWRDVPTDNSQIGQVAKKCEPYMRQVFVTGDQETTDLLKRQVFVLRKRSSHLIPKPGLRFYLCSLSHKIVVYKGQFTPDQLWLYFIDLKCPKFETFLALVHTRFSTNTFPSWERAQPLRMLAHNGEINTLRGNVNAMKAREGVMKSDIYGDKLKELYPVVEPNLSDSGSADCVLEFLVNAGQRTLPEAVMTMVPEAWQNDLTMATEKREFYHWAACSMEPWDGPALLTFTDGRYVGAILDRNGLRPSRFYVTKDNMMVMASEVGVFDTPPSNVVLKSRLKPGRMLLVDTEEKQIIQDVELKLQIARSRPHSKWLKEQITMEDLRAAHEANIESNGNVQNGHSNGIVVKNGASPIISPMDAMDRTWGGDKRLALYGYTIETINMLLLPMIQTKKEALGSMGNDGPLACLSQFQPLIYEYFKQLFAQVTNPPIDPFREKIIMSLLCPIGPESNILEPNERQVHRLFLTNPILSLNDLDVMKNTNYRGWKTKVIDITYQRREGQNALVPTLDRINNEANEAAKAGYQLIVLSDRLGGPDRVPISSILALGSTHHYLIEERQRMKVGLIVETAEAREVHHICVLLGYGADAICPYLVFELAKRLRDEGVLGEEFTDEIMFKNYAEAMERGILKVMAKMGISTLQSYKSAQIFEAVGLADEVIEKCFKGTPSRIGGVNFDILTKEAYCRHALTYYDQSVDTLVLRNPGIFHWRAGGEKHINDPVSIANLQESVSSKNQNAYENYRKSTMEAIKNCTLRGQLELCKDKKPVPIEEVEASSDIVKRFVTGAMSFGSISLEAHSTLAIAMNKIGGKSNTGEGGENADRYLNQDPDFNKRSSIKQIASGRFGVTSSYLANADDLQIKMAQGAKPGEGGELPGYKVTPDIAATRHSVPGVGLISPPPHHDIYSIEDLAELIYDLKCANPNARISVKLVSEVGVGVVASGVAKGKAEHVVISGHDGGTGASSWTGIKSAGLPWELGVAETHQILTLNNLRSRMIVQADGQLRTGFDVIVAALLGADEFGFSTAPLIAMGCTMMRKCHLNTCPVGIATQDPILRKKFEGKPEHVINFFFMLAEEIRGHMANLGIRKFQDLIGRTDLLKVRDDINIEKAKLLDLANVLRSALELRPGVNIKGGSVKQDFQLENRPDNVLIEEAKLIINGKQKIVNIEMTINNETRAFGSTLSYYISKECGEIGLPDKSINIKLKGSAGQSFCAFLTNGIHVTLEGDANDYVGKGLCGGEIVIYPPKESEFNSEANVIVGNVCLYGATSGKAYFRGIAAERFSVRNSGAIVVVEGVGDHGCEYMTGGCAVILGLTGRNFAAGMSGGIAYVLDVDGSFKSKCNPETVELLSLDKPQDIDYVKSLLEEFVEKTDSLIAKELLETWPEPTTRFVKVFPYEYQRALELAEENLKNNNNITNGNGNGNGNGIINGDNESPIKDIEESIEDAELAQRKLDKIKGFMKYKRHTANYRPVEQRLDDWNEIYNFQGVRKGLKVQAARCMECGVPFCQSSHGCPLGNIIPKWNDLIFHSNWQEALNQLLQTNNFPEFTGRVCPAPCEGACVLGISEPPVTIKNIECAIIDHAYEQGWIIPRPPLSRTGKCIAIIGSGPAGLAAAHQLNKAGHVVHVYERNDRIGGLLQYGIPTMKLSKQVVQRRVSLMAAEGIIFKTGIDIGKTIKIEQLKNEFDAVLLCTGATWPRDLPIPGRNLDGIHFAVSFLEHWQKKQMGNDAPLDMKLMAKDKNVIIIGGGDTGCDCIATSLRQGAKNITTFEILPEPPIKRSNENPWPQFPRVFKVDYGHEEVKLRFGEDPRQFSTLSKEFLNDGNGHVSGIKTVTVEWTKDEAGRWKMTEIEGSEKIYKCDLVLLAMGFLGPEKYIADELKTKMDGRGNYETSVGKYSTSVDGIYAAGDCRRGQSLVVWAISEGRQAACEIDQALMGRTTLPGPGGIIANVLT; translated from the exons gcTACGAATATGAGCTCTGGTGATCCTTGGTCGCTCCCGGTAAAGCAGGGTCTTTATGACCCAACTCTTGAGAAGGATGCATGTGGTGTTGGATTTATTGTTGCAATTGATGGCAAAAGATCACACAAG atTGTCAGAGATGCTGAAAAATTATCAGCTCGTATGAATCACAGAGGTGCTTGTGCATGTGACAATGATACTGGTGATGGTGCTGGAGTACTTTGCGCAATACCACATGATTATTATGCTGCTGAAATACG tGAAAAAGCAGGCATTGAACTGCcagaatatggaaaatatgcaactggaattttatttttggataaaaaaacTCATGCTGAAACAGAAGcagcatttgaaaaaattgctaTTGAGTGTAATTTGAGA gTAATTTATTGGCGTGATGTGCCAACAGACAATTCTCAAATTGGCCAAGTAGCAAAAAAATGTGAACCATATATGCGTCAAGTATTTGTAACTGGTGATCAAGAAACAACTGATTTATTAAAACGTCAAGTATTTGTTTTACGTAAACGTTCATCTCATTTAATTCCAAAACCTGGTTTACGTTTTTATTTATGCTCATTATCacataaaattgttgtttataaagGACAATTTACACCTGATCAATTGtggttatattttattgatttaaaatgtcCAAAATTTGAAACATTTTTAGCACTTGTTCATACACgtttttcaacaaatacatTTCCAAGTTGGGAAAGAGCACAACCATTACGTATGCTTGCTCATAATGGTGAAATTAATACATTAAGAGGTAATGTTAATGCAATGAAAGCACGTGAGGGTGTTATGAAAAGTGATATTTATGGTGATAAACTTAAAGAATTATATCCAGTTGTTGAGCCAAATTTATCTGATTCTGGTTCAGCTGATTGTGTACTTGAATTTCTTGTTAACGCTGGACAACGTACATTGCCAGAG gcTGTTATGACAATGGTACCAGAAGCATGGCAAAATGATTTAACAATGGCAACAGAAAAACGTGAATTTTATCATTGGGCTGCATGTTCAATGGAACCTTGGGATGGTCCAGCTTTATTAACATTCACCGATGGACGTTATGTTGGAGCAATACTCGACAG AAATGGCCTCCGCCCATCGCGTTTCTACGTCACTAAGGATAATATGATGGTGATGGCGTCTGAAGTGGGCGTCTTTGACACTCCGCCCAGCAATGTTGTCCTGAAG agTCGTTTGAAGCCTGGTAGAATGCTGCTTGTTGATACTGAAGAGAAACAAATAATCCAAGATGTTGAGCTCAAATTACAAATTGCTAGAAGTCGTCCACATTCAAAATGGCTCAAGGAGCAg ATTACAATGGAGGATTTACGTGCTGCTCATGAAGCTAATATCGAGTCAAATGGCAACGTTCAAAATGGCCACAGTAATGGTATCGTGGTTAAAAATGGAGCCAGTCCAATAATAAGTCCAATGGATGCAATGGATCGTACTTGGGGTGGTGATAAACGTCTTGCATTGTATGGTTATACAATTGAAACTATCAATATGTTACTTTTACCAATGATTCAAACCAA AAAAGAAGCACTTGGATCAATGGGAAATGATGGTCCATTGGCATGTCTATCACAATTTCAACCATTAATATATGagtattttaaacaattatttgctCAAGTTACAAATCCACCAATTGATCCatttagagaaaaaattattatgtcatTATTATGTCCAATTGGACCAGAGAGTAATATACTTGAACCAAATGAACGACAAGTtcatagattatttttaacaaatccaatattatcattaaatgatCTTGATgttatgaaaaatacaaattatcgTGGATGGAAAACAAAAGTTATTGATATAACATATCAAAGAAGAGAAGGACAAAATGCACTTGTTCCAACACTTGATCGTATTAATAATGAAGCTAATGAAGCAGCTAAAGCTGGttatcaattaattgtattatctGATCGTCTTGGTGGACCAGATAGAGTACCAATAAGTTCAATATTAGCACTTGGTTCAACACATCATTATCTTATTGAAGAACGTCAACGTATGAAAGTTGGTCTTATTGTTGAAACAGCTGAAGCACGTGAAGTACATCATATATGTGTTTTACTTGGTTATGGTGCTGATGCTATTTGTCCATATCTTGTATTTGAACTTGCTAAACGTTTACGTGATGAAGGAGTTTTAGGTGAAGAATTTACTGAtgaaataatgtttaaaaattatgctGAAGCTATGGAACGTGGTATATTAAAAGTTATGGCTAAAATGGGAATATCAACATTACAATCATACAAAAGTGCACAAATATTTGAAGCTGTTGGTCTTGCTGATGaagttattgaaaaatgtttcaag GGAACACCGTCGAGAATTGGTGgtgttaattttgatatattaacaaaagaaGCATACTGTCGTCATGCATTAACATATTATGATCAATCAGTTGATACACTTGTACTTCGTAATCCAGGAATATTTCATTGGCGTGCTGGTGGTGAAAAACATATAAATGATCCAGTAAGTATTGCAAATCTTCAAGAATcagtatcatcaaaaaatcaaaatgcaTATGAAAATTATCGTAAATCAACAATGgaagcaattaaaaattgtacattACGTGGACAATTAGAATTatgtaaagataaaaaaccaGTACCAATTGAAGAAGTTGAAGCATCATCTGATATTGTTAAACGTTTTGTAACTGGTGCAATGAGTTTTGGTAGTATATCATTAGAGGCACATAGTACACTTGCAATTGCAATGAATAAAATTGGTGGTAAATCAAATACTGGTGAAGGTGGTGAAAATGCTGATAGATATTTAAATCAAGATCCAGATTTTAATAAACGttcatcaataaaacaaattgcTAGTGGTAGATTTGGTGTAACATCATCATATCTTGCAAATGCTGatgatttacaaattaaaatggcACAAGGAGCTAAACCAGGTGAAGGTGGTGAATTACCTGGCTATAAAGTAACACCAGATATTGCAGCAACACGTCATTCAGTACCAGGTGTTGGTCTTATTTCACCACCACCACATCatgatatatattcaattgaagATTTAGCTGAacttatttatgatttaaaatgtGCAAATCCAAATGCTCGTATATCAGTTAAGCTTGTATCAGAagttggtgttggtgttgttgcATCTGGTGTTGCTAAAGGTAAAGCTGAACATGTTGTTATATCTGGTCATGATGGTGGTACTGGTGCAAGTAGTTGGACTGGTATTAAATCAGCTGGTTTACCATGGGAACTTGGTGTTGCTGAGACACAtcaaattttaacattaaataatttacgttCAAGAATGATTGTACAAGCTGATGGACAATTACGTACTGGTTTTGATGTTATTGTTGCAGCTTTACTTGGTGCTGATGAATTTGGTTTTAGTACAGCACCACTTATTGCTATGGGTTGTACAATGATGCGtaaatgtcatttaaataCATGTCCAGTTGGTATTGCAACACAAGATccaatattaagaaaaaaatttgaaggtAAACCAGAacatgttattaattttttctttatgctTGCTGAAGAAATACGTGGTCATATGGCAAATTTAGGTATACGTAAATTTCAAGATTTAATTGGACGTActgatttattaaaagtacgtgatgatattaatattgaaaaagcaaAATTACTTGATCTTGCAAATGTACTTAGAAGTGCACTTGAATTACGTCCAGGTGTTAATATTAAAGGTGGTTCAGTTAAACAAGATTTTCAATTAGAAAATCGTCCAGATAATGTACTTATTGAAGaagctaaattaattataaatggtaaacaaaaaattgttaatattgaaatgacaattaataatgaaacacGTGCATTTGGTTCAACATTAAGttattatatatcaaaagAATGTGGTGAAATTGGTTTACCagataaaagtataaatattaaattaaaaggtTCTGCTGGACAGAGTTTTTGTGCATTTTTAACAAATGGTATACATGTTACACTTGAAGGTGATGCTAATGATTATGTTGGTAAAGGTCTTTGTGGTGgtgaaattgttatttatccACCAAAAGAATCTGAATTTAATTCTGAAGCAAATGTTATTGTTGGTAATGTTTGTTTATATGGTGCAACATCTGGTAAAGCATATTTTCGTGGTATTGCTGCTGAAAGATTTAGTGTACGTAATAGTGGtgcaattgttgttgttgaaggTGTTGGTGATCATGGTTGTGAATATATGACTGGTGGTTGTGCTGTTATACTTGGTTTAACTGGACGTAATTTTGCTGCTGGTATGTCTGGTGGTATTGCATATGtacttgatgttgatggttcatttaaaagtaaatgtaATCCTGAAACAGTTGAACTATTGTCACTTGATAAACCACAAGATATTGATTatgttaaatcattattagaagaatttgttgaaaaaactGATTCACTTATTGCTAAAGAATTATTAGAAACATGGCCTGAACCAACAACACGTTTTGTTAAAGTATTCCCATATGAATATCAACGTGCACTTGAATTGGctgaagaaaatttaaaaaataataataatattacaaatggCAATGGTAATGGTAATGGTAATGGTATTATTAATGGTGATAATGAATCACCAATTAAAGATATTGAAGAATCAATTGAAGATGCTGAACTTGCACAACgtaaattagataaaataaaaggttTTATGAAATACAAAAGACATACAGCAAATTATAGACCAGTTGAACAACGTCTTGATGATTggaatgaaatatataatttccaAGGTGTACGTAAAGGTCTTAAAGTACAAGCAGCAAGATGTATGGAATGTGGTGTACCATTTTGTCAAAGTAGTCATGGTTGTCCACTTGGTAATATTATACCAAAATGGAATGATCttatatttcattcaaattgGCAAGAAGCACttaatcaattattacaaacaaataattttccagAATTTACTGGACGTGTTTGTCCAGCACCATGTGAAGGTGCATGTGTATTAGGTATATCAGAACCACCagtaacaattaaaaatattgaatgtgCTATTATTGATCATGCATATGAACAAGGTTGGATAATACCACGTCCACCATTATCAAGAACTGGTAAATGTATTGCTATTATTGGTTCTGGACCAGCTGGTCTTGCTGCAGcacatcaattaaataaagctGGACATGTTGTTCATGTTTATGAAAGAAATGATAGAATTGGTGGTTTATTACAATATGGCATTCCAACAATGAAATTATCAAAACAAGTTGTACAAAGACGTGTATCATTAATGGCTGCTGAaggtattatatttaaaactgGTATTGATATtggtaaaacaattaaaattgaacaattaaaaaatgaatttgatgCTGTATTATTATGTACTGGTGCAACATGGCCACGTGATTTACCAATACCAGGTAGAAATTTAGATGGTATACATTTTGCTGTTAGTTTTCTTGAACAttggcaaaaaaaacaaatgggtAATGATGCACCACTTGATATGAAATTAATGGctaaagataaaaatgttattattattggtggtggtgataCTGGTTGTGATTGTATTGCAACATCATTAAGACAAGGtgctaaaaatataacaacatttgaaatattacCAGAACCACCAATTAAAAGATCTAATGAAAATCCATGGCCACAATTTCCACGAGTATTTAAAGTTGATTATGGACATGAAGAAGTTAAATTAAGATTTGGTGAAGATCCAAGACAATTTAGTACATTGagtaaagaatttttaaatgatggtAATGGACATGTTAGTGGTATTAAAACAGTTACTGTTGAATGGACCAAAGATGAAGCTGGACGATGGAAAATGACTGAAATTGAAGGATccgaaaaaatatacaagtgtGATCTAGTCTTACTTGCTATGGGATTTTTGGgacctgaaaaatatattgctgaTGAACTTAAGACTAAAATGGATGGTCGTGGTAATTACGAAACATCTGTTGGCAAATACTCGACGAGTGTTGATGGAATATATGCTGCTGgag atTGCAGAAGAGGACAATCACTTGTTGTTTGGGCGATATCTGAAGGACGTCAAGCAGCATGTGAAATTGACCAAGCACTTATGGGTCGAACTACATTACCTGGACCTGGTGGAATTATTGCTAACGTTCTCACATAA